CAGGATCAGTTATCTGCAACCAGATGGGGTAGAATGTAAGAAAAAGATCAACATGAGATGAGTGGCCACTTACTTTGAAGGCTAAAATAAGAATGATGTAATTCAAATCCCAAACTGTAATCAAGCTTAGGAGTTCTCCTTTCATCAGCATACTTGTGCAGAACAAGCTTTATAGCGTCTTCGACACTGGCCCCTAATTTCACCATGGTTCGGACTGGTCCTGGACTTCTTTCAACCCATACGTTGATCACAACTTTAGCTTCTTTGTTGTAACCCTTGCATGACATCAACAAGGAGAGGGAACACCATTAAAATCTCCATTATGGTTTATGGACGTGTATTAATGCAAAGTTTGATGATCAATGAGAGTTTACCTCAAAACTCTGTTTTGGAGAAGCGAAATCcgacaaagaaaaagaaggagaaGAAGCTAAGGCGTCGATGCTAGTTTGAGGTCCAAACAAAGGCGACTCTTCCCCTTTAGACCCCATGAAAGTGCGCGTAGAGCTCCACAGACATGGCTCTGAAGCACATCGCTTCAGAATCCTACCATGCTTCGACGACCTTTTCAGTGATCTCCGATGTGGAGGAGGCGTCTGTAGTATTGAGGTCGATGATGGGTAAAGTAGCCGTCGTCGCCGGAAGCTTGGAAACCTTCGTGGAAGATTCTTTTGGGAcataatttaaagaaaaaacaCGAAAAGGACAACAATAAATGAGTTACCGTGTGTTTGGGTGGTGTTGGTTTTTAAAGATATGGAGTTAAAATGGCTAGGTCAAATGGTAGTGAGAATGTAAAATGGGAATGGCCGTTGGAAAGAGGTTGTTGGCAGTTTGCGTGTGCGTAAGAGGTCAAGTTGTTTCCTAACTCCACCACCATacattaaattctatttttttatttaatttaattttgagaatataaaaataaatatattattttaaaataatgaacatgacttgaaaatttatataaaaatatttaattattaaatacaaataaatattattaattatattgtaCATAAACCCAACAGTAATTTATTAAGTACTTtccttatttaatttaataattgtaatgtttgattttgattatataattaaagttgtaattttataaaaggaAAAGCAGTTCAGAGTTAAGTTAATATGGTATTTGTTATGCTTTTTCATTATATATTAGTTTAGTTGTAGAGTgtaaacataattaaaattaataaataagctaatttttatAGCTGAGAGAAAATACTGATTACTCTTTTCAATAATTGAAATTAATTCTAAAACAATTACATCTCCATCTatctatttatctatttataaagtgttttttttatcatttttttaatttaaaaactatTCAAGTagctattaatttatttttattagattaacATATATGTTAATTTTGTTGTAGTATTATATCATTAAACTCTTTATTAATGTGAATTTCTTGTATCTAATTTTGTTctatttttctaatatttttaattaattttattttccttagattaaaatatatattatttttgttggTGGTACTACCGAACTCAAAATTATTTAGGAGAgcagaattaaattatatattttataatattaaaaatataattttatcattttaatagtttatatctttatatttttaaagagttaaattaaaattttagggtaaactacaaaaatagtcacttttgtttgcctcatgttacattttagtcacttatgtttgaaatgttacgttttagtcacttatgtttttattttgttacgaagtgatcgcTCTTCCGTTAAGTTCTGTTATCTCCTtaacggtaatcctacgtggcagtccaactagatattactgaatctgctaatacatacttcatccggataaagtatgcattattaaaattaaattaaaatattaaataggaaataaaattataaaacaatatgttatttggaaaataactattattgtaatgagatacatgttttattagttataagtatttaaaattttgtttttgtaacGTGATAcatgcgtatatatatatatatatataatcatattagtAATTtgctaatacatacttcatccggatgAAGTACGTATTAGCAGATTCAGTAATATCTAGTTGGACTGCTACGTAAGATTACCGTTAGGGAGATAACAGAACTTAACggaagagtgatcacttcgtaacaaaataataacataagtgactaaaatgtaacatgaggcaaacaaaatgactattttataatttacaGTAACAATTTTACtataactaatttaaaattttattaattataaaaagcTTGAATTAGATTTCACTAACTACTGCTATCATTAAACTTCTTTTAAGTaacttatttacttcataatgtGGCAGATGAAATAGTCATATAATAACATATATGTGCTTACCTTATCACCGCCATTCGCCATTGATGGAGCTAAAAATTTCGACAGTATTTCactgaagaagatgaacattatTAGCCTTTGGACAACATCGAAAGACCTTTCTAGCTTTGGAACCACTAACTAGATCCTACTTTCCCAGGTCCCCATGCAGACAAACAGGAAACGACGACGATCTAACAACtcccaacatatatatatatatatatatatatatatataatattaccaCTATTTGATTGATACACGTAACATTACACTCTCAATTTCTTCATTTAAATTCTCGCTTGCATCTCTTGATTGCAATCAATCTACCAACAGACTGCCGCCACACTCACCGATACCGCCGAGGCAACACTGAAGATGTTACCCCTTAATACAATCGAGGAGGCTACTACATTCCTCGGACGGAACTTGACGGTGGCCGAGACACTATGGTTTAATTACTCGGCTCAAAAATCAGATTACTATCTTTACTGCCACAACATTTTGTTTTTATTCCTCATATTTACTTTTGTGCCTTTGCCGCTTGTTTTCGTTGAGACGATGAGATCTCTGGGTTTCCTTAAGTACAATATTCAGCCCAAAGTTAAGACGTCCTTATCTGAGATGTTCAGGTGTTATAAAGATGTTATGCGGATGTTTGTTCTTCTTGTGGGTCCTTTGCAGTTATCATCTTATCCTTCAATTAAGGTCAAAATCATTGATATTTTGATGTTGTTGATAAGTTTTCTGGGAAATTAGATTTGGTTTTGCTGAATCATGTAATCGGTTTATCTAAAAGTGCATGTGTTTTGTTTGACAGATGATTGGGATTCGAACAGGGCTGCCATTGCCATCAATGTGGGAGATACTGGCGCAATTGACGGTATATTTCATGATAGAAGATTACACCAATTACTGGATTCACAGGTTCCTGCATGGGAAATGGGGGTATGAGAATATTCACCGGGTTCACCATGAATACTCTGCTCCCATTGGGTTTGCTGCACCCTACGCACATTGGCTTGAAGTTTTGATCCTTGGGATTCCAACTTTTCTTGGACCAGCTATTGTTCCAGGGCATATGATCACCTTTTGGTTGTGGATTGCTTTAAGGCAAATTGAAGCTATAGAGACACACAGTGGGTATGCCATTTCTTTTATTATATCTCTGAACTGCCTGCTTGAAAGTGGTAGCTTTTGTATTGAAGTGCTTTCCGCTGCATAAGTCACAGTTTATAGTATTAGTTGAATAATGCAGATATGATTTCCCCTGGACTCCCACAAAATATATCCCATTTTACGGTGGTGCAGATTACCATGATTACCACCATTATGTTGGACAACAAAGCCAGAGCAATTTTGCTTCGGTGTTTACTTATTGCGATTATATCTATGGCACTGACAAGGTAATTAACAATGTGAGATTACTCTTTTCTTAAATTTGATTTTAACACTATCAGCTGATAATTTCTGTACTATAATGGTTAGGGCTACCGCTACCATAAGAAGGTCCTAAGGAAGGTAAGCTGCTTCATCTTTTGTTGTGCATCTTTCATTTTATGGACATGGTTATTATATGCTTCACTAAGAATCTAAGACAAAAGGCTATGAACTTATGGACTTGCATTATGTTCATTAGTTATCGTATAGCAATTACATATCATGTTTTCTAGCTTCACTTATGTTTGTTTTGCTTCTgtaaattaattcattttcatGATGTGAATCAGTTGAATGTGCAATCAAGAATTTATGGTACACAGAATGGAGGCTCATACTATGCTTCTACTCAAGATCTTAAATCACAATAGCAATGTCAATCGAGTCAAGTCTCTCTAGCAACCTCTCTAATGGTGTGTGCATCTCATGGAAATCCGATTTTCAAGCATGACAAACCTTTTTATGTGATGTGATCTTATGTAGTTCGAGGGAGATATCATCTATTACTAGTTAGGCTTGATTTCTGCCCTGTGTTTATAACCTTTTGTTTAAGCTTAAGAAACTATGGATGAGAAGCATGATGTGTTTGTCCCACAATAAGTTTAATAGTGAGCTATAGAATCTGCAAGCGTTGATATCTTGTATCCTCTCATATCAAGGAACAGAGTAGGTAAACTTTGCATGTGTATTCTTCATTCACATTTGATATGAGTTTGAAATGGAACTTGGTGTTGACAGGCAAAGTAGGTTCTTTCTTGTTTCATTGATTCGAAAATCCATCGTTGCAGGTGTCGCTTTGTAGAAGTGAGTAAACAGTGAGTCTTGGGGGTGGGGGTAGTTCCATTTCAGCGATGATCCCATCACTGGTTCATTATTGTTTGTCACTAATGCTGAATTGTGCAACTGCATATAAACTGTGTTTTGAGATTAAATTGCAGAGTCAACAAGAACTAATTTCCAGGTCTTTAGTTTTAAGCAATCCAGCCCAAGGCCCTTTTTTTAAGAGATCTCCACTGATTTAATCTCGATGGCGCAGCTGGTTCTGTTGATTTGACAAAGAATTAATCTTAGTTGCTACAAATGAATACATGTCATTTATACAAACAAGCCTGTCTAACTCAGTCGGTAGAGCGCAAGGTTATTAACTTTGTGGTCGTACGGTGGGTTGCAACTTTATTTGTCATATTACTTTtatgtaattattttt
Above is a genomic segment from Gossypium arboreum isolate Shixiya-1 chromosome 8, ASM2569848v2, whole genome shotgun sequence containing:
- the LOC108468960 gene encoding methylsterol monooxygenase 1-1-like isoform X2, whose protein sequence is MLPLNTIEEATTFLGRNLTVAETLWFNYSAQKSDYYLYCHNILFLFLIFTFVPLPLVFVETMRSLGFLKYNIQPKVKTSLSEMFRCYKDVMRMFVLLVGPLQLSSYPSIKMIGIRTGLPLPSMWEILAQLTVYFMIEDYTNYWIHRFLHGKWGYENIHRVHHEYSAPIGFAAPYAHWLEVLILGIPTFLGPAIVPGHMITFWLWIALRQIEAIETHSGYDFPWTPTKYIPFYGGADYHDYHHYVGQQSQSNFASVFTYCDYIYGTDKGYRYHKKVLRKVSLCRSE
- the LOC108468960 gene encoding methylsterol monooxygenase 1-1-like isoform X1, whose amino-acid sequence is MLPLNTIEEATTFLGRNLTVAETLWFNYSAQKSDYYLYCHNILFLFLIFTFVPLPLVFVETMRSLGFLKYNIQPKVKTSLSEMFRCYKDVMRMFVLLVGPLQLSSYPSIKMIGIRTGLPLPSMWEILAQLTVYFMIEDYTNYWIHRFLHGKWGYENIHRVHHEYSAPIGFAAPYAHWLEVLILGIPTFLGPAIVPGHMITFWLWIALRQIEAIETHSGYDFPWTPTKYIPFYGGADYHDYHHYVGQQSQSNFASVFTYCDYIYGTDKGYRYHKKVLRKLNVQSRIYGTQNGGSYYASTQDLKSQ
- the LOC108469229 gene encoding uncharacterized protein At4g22758-like isoform X1 gives rise to the protein MSQKNLPRRFPSFRRRRLLYPSSTSILQTPPPHRRSLKRSSKHGRILKRCASEPCLWSSTRTFMGSKGEESPLFGPQTSIDALASSPSFSLSDFASPKQSFEGYNKEAKVVINVWVERSPGPVRTMVKLGASVEDAIKLVLHKYADERRTPKLDYSLGFELHHSYFSLQSLDKLQLIGDASCRTFYLRKRSSLDHCSNGGSGSYVSEIGPAKAKSPAYFVPAFMARTVAEIVRGIRRLWKVFLCFR
- the LOC108469229 gene encoding uncharacterized protein At4g22758-like isoform X2 encodes the protein MSQKNLPRRFPSFRRRRLLYPSSTSILQTPPPHRRSLKRSSKHGRILKRCASEPCLWSSTRTFMGSKGEESPLFGPQTSIDALASSPSFSLSDFASPKQSFEGYNKEAKVVINVWVERSPGPVRTMVKLGASVEDAIKLVLHK